In Eretmochelys imbricata isolate rEreImb1 chromosome 4, rEreImb1.hap1, whole genome shotgun sequence, a single window of DNA contains:
- the HNRNPD gene encoding heterogeneous nuclear ribonucleoprotein D0 isoform X3 — protein MSEQQFGGDSAAGGGSAEQAEQQEGMAGAGGAEGGGGGGGGGGGGGAESEGAKIDASKNEEDEGKMFIGGLSWDTTKKDLKDYFSKFGEVVDCTLKLDPITGRSRGFGFVLFKESESVDKVMDQKEHKLNGKVIDPKRAKAMKTKEPVKKIFVGGLSPDTPEEKIREYFGGFGEVESIELPMDNKTNKRRGFCFITFKDEEPVKKIMEKKYHNVGLSKCEIKVAMSKEQYQQQQQWGSRGGFVGRARGRGGGPSQNWNQGYSNYWNQGYGNYGYNSPGYGGYGGYDYTGYNNYYGYGDYSNQQSGYGKVSRRGGHQNSYKPY, from the exons ATGTCGGAGCAGCAGTTCGGGGGGGACTCGGCAGCCGGAGGCGGCTCGGCGGAGCAGGcggagcagcaggaggggatggCTGGGGCGGGCGGCGCAGaagggggaggcggcggcggagGAGGTGGTGGCGGCGGCGGTGCCGAGTCGGAGGGAGCCAAGATAGACGCGAGCAAGAACGAGGAGGATGAAGG GAAAATGTTCATTGGAGGCCTTAGCTGGGACACTACAAAGAAAGATCTGAAGGACTACTTCTCCAAATTTGGTGAAGTCGTAGACTGCACTCTGAAGTTAGATCCTATCACAGGGAGATCAAGGGGTTTTGGCTTTGTACTTTTTAAAGAGTCTGAGAGTGTAGATAAG GTCATGGACCAAAAAGAACATAAACTGAATGGAAAAGTGATTGATCCAAAAAGAGCTAAAGCCATGAAAACAAAAGAACCTGTTAAAAAGATTTTTGTTGGTGGACTATCTCCAGATACACCTGAAGAGAAAATAAGGGAGTATTTTGGAGGTTTTGGTGAG GTGGAATCTATAGAACTCCCTATGGAcaacaaaaccaacaaaaggcGTGGATTCTGCTTTATTACTTTCAAGGATGAGGAACCAGTgaagaaaataatggaaaaaaaataccaCAACGTCGGTCTTAGTAAA TGTGAAATAAAAGTAGCCATGTCAAAGGAACAGTATCAGCAGCAACAGCAATGGGGCAGTAGAGGAGGATTTGTTGGAAGAGCCCGTGGAAGAGGTGGTG GCCCCAGTCAAAACTGGAACCAGGGATATAGCAACTACTGGAATCAGGGATATGGCAACTATGGCTACAACAGCCCAGGATATGGTGGCTATGGAGGATATGACTACACTGGTTACAACAACTACTATGGATATGGTGACTATAGCA
- the HNRNPD gene encoding heterogeneous nuclear ribonucleoprotein D0 isoform X2 produces MSEQQFGGDSAAGGGSAEQAEQQEGMAGAGGAEGGGGGGGGGGGGGAESEGAKIDASKNEEDEGNSNSSPWLSEAAAPQREEWKMFIGGLSWDTTKKDLKDYFSKFGEVVDCTLKLDPITGRSRGFGFVLFKESESVDKVMDQKEHKLNGKVIDPKRAKAMKTKEPVKKIFVGGLSPDTPEEKIREYFGGFGEVESIELPMDNKTNKRRGFCFITFKDEEPVKKIMEKKYHNVGLSKCEIKVAMSKEQYQQQQQWGSRGGFVGRARGRGGGPSQNWNQGYSNYWNQGYGNYGYNSPGYGGYGGYDYTGYNNYYGYGDYSSCIPASSCSVFSMHNC; encoded by the exons ATGTCGGAGCAGCAGTTCGGGGGGGACTCGGCAGCCGGAGGCGGCTCGGCGGAGCAGGcggagcagcaggaggggatggCTGGGGCGGGCGGCGCAGaagggggaggcggcggcggagGAGGTGGTGGCGGCGGCGGTGCCGAGTCGGAGGGAGCCAAGATAGACGCGAGCAAGAACGAGGAGGATGAAGG CAATTCAAACTCCTCCCCATGGCTTTCTGAAGCGGCAGCGCCACAGCGGGAAGAATG GAAAATGTTCATTGGAGGCCTTAGCTGGGACACTACAAAGAAAGATCTGAAGGACTACTTCTCCAAATTTGGTGAAGTCGTAGACTGCACTCTGAAGTTAGATCCTATCACAGGGAGATCAAGGGGTTTTGGCTTTGTACTTTTTAAAGAGTCTGAGAGTGTAGATAAG GTCATGGACCAAAAAGAACATAAACTGAATGGAAAAGTGATTGATCCAAAAAGAGCTAAAGCCATGAAAACAAAAGAACCTGTTAAAAAGATTTTTGTTGGTGGACTATCTCCAGATACACCTGAAGAGAAAATAAGGGAGTATTTTGGAGGTTTTGGTGAG GTGGAATCTATAGAACTCCCTATGGAcaacaaaaccaacaaaaggcGTGGATTCTGCTTTATTACTTTCAAGGATGAGGAACCAGTgaagaaaataatggaaaaaaaataccaCAACGTCGGTCTTAGTAAA TGTGAAATAAAAGTAGCCATGTCAAAGGAACAGTATCAGCAGCAACAGCAATGGGGCAGTAGAGGAGGATTTGTTGGAAGAGCCCGTGGAAGAGGTGGTG GCCCCAGTCAAAACTGGAACCAGGGATATAGCAACTACTGGAATCAGGGATATGGCAACTATGGCTACAACAGCCCAGGATATGGTGGCTATGGAGGATATGACTACACTGGTTACAACAACTACTATGGATATGGTGACTATAGCA
- the HNRNPD gene encoding heterogeneous nuclear ribonucleoprotein D0 isoform X1 has translation MSEQQFGGDSAAGGGSAEQAEQQEGMAGAGGAEGGGGGGGGGGGGGAESEGAKIDASKNEEDEGNSNSSPWLSEAAAPQREEWKMFIGGLSWDTTKKDLKDYFSKFGEVVDCTLKLDPITGRSRGFGFVLFKESESVDKVMDQKEHKLNGKVIDPKRAKAMKTKEPVKKIFVGGLSPDTPEEKIREYFGGFGEVESIELPMDNKTNKRRGFCFITFKDEEPVKKIMEKKYHNVGLSKCEIKVAMSKEQYQQQQQWGSRGGFVGRARGRGGGPSQNWNQGYSNYWNQGYGNYGYNSPGYGGYGGYDYTGYNNYYGYGDYSNQQSGYGKVSRRGGHQNSYKPY, from the exons ATGTCGGAGCAGCAGTTCGGGGGGGACTCGGCAGCCGGAGGCGGCTCGGCGGAGCAGGcggagcagcaggaggggatggCTGGGGCGGGCGGCGCAGaagggggaggcggcggcggagGAGGTGGTGGCGGCGGCGGTGCCGAGTCGGAGGGAGCCAAGATAGACGCGAGCAAGAACGAGGAGGATGAAGG CAATTCAAACTCCTCCCCATGGCTTTCTGAAGCGGCAGCGCCACAGCGGGAAGAATG GAAAATGTTCATTGGAGGCCTTAGCTGGGACACTACAAAGAAAGATCTGAAGGACTACTTCTCCAAATTTGGTGAAGTCGTAGACTGCACTCTGAAGTTAGATCCTATCACAGGGAGATCAAGGGGTTTTGGCTTTGTACTTTTTAAAGAGTCTGAGAGTGTAGATAAG GTCATGGACCAAAAAGAACATAAACTGAATGGAAAAGTGATTGATCCAAAAAGAGCTAAAGCCATGAAAACAAAAGAACCTGTTAAAAAGATTTTTGTTGGTGGACTATCTCCAGATACACCTGAAGAGAAAATAAGGGAGTATTTTGGAGGTTTTGGTGAG GTGGAATCTATAGAACTCCCTATGGAcaacaaaaccaacaaaaggcGTGGATTCTGCTTTATTACTTTCAAGGATGAGGAACCAGTgaagaaaataatggaaaaaaaataccaCAACGTCGGTCTTAGTAAA TGTGAAATAAAAGTAGCCATGTCAAAGGAACAGTATCAGCAGCAACAGCAATGGGGCAGTAGAGGAGGATTTGTTGGAAGAGCCCGTGGAAGAGGTGGTG GCCCCAGTCAAAACTGGAACCAGGGATATAGCAACTACTGGAATCAGGGATATGGCAACTATGGCTACAACAGCCCAGGATATGGTGGCTATGGAGGATATGACTACACTGGTTACAACAACTACTATGGATATGGTGACTATAGCA